One Myripristis murdjan chromosome 18, fMyrMur1.1, whole genome shotgun sequence DNA window includes the following coding sequences:
- the LOC115376553 gene encoding C-C chemokine receptor type 5-like has protein sequence MNNSDDFNDFFGDLLNDNSTLPPYVIDDLIPLCPKTNVNKFGAQFIPFFYYTSFTLSYLGNGLVLLIIYKYEKLNSVTNIFLLNLVMSNLLFASSLPFLATYHSSEWIFGTVMCKLVSSAYFIGFYSSILFLTLMTFDRYLAVVHAVAAAKSRKKIYAISAAVAVWCISVIASVKELVLQNVWEHHEHGWMCEEEGYDKSIMDRWRLVSYYQQFLLFFLLPLFLVLYCYSSITIRILSTRMKEKCRAIKLIFVIVFTFFTCWTPYNIVILLRAIQMSNGKKNDSCLESEALDYALYVTQNVAYLYCCISPVFYTFVGKKFQSHFRRLLVKKIPCLRRHISLSSQSSRTTSQRTENTLYMSRQLAASTG, from the coding sequence ATGAACAACAGTGACGATTTCAATGATTTCTTCGGTGATCTGTTGAACGACAACTCCACACTCCCACCCTACGTCATCGATGATTTAATTCCGTTGTGTCCCAAGACTAATGTCAACAAGTTTGGAGCCCAATTCATCCCATTCTTCTACTACACAAGCTTCACCCTAAGTTACCTGGGCAACGGGCTTGTTCTCCTCATCATCTACAAATATGAGAAGCTCAACTCAGTGACAAACATCTTCCTCCTGAATTTGGTGATGTCAAACCTTCTCTTTGCCTCCAGTCTTCCCTTCTTGGCAACATACCATTCGTCTGAGTGGATCTTTGGCACTGTGATGTGTAAGCTGGTCAGCAGTGCCTACTTCATCGGCTTCTACAgttccatcctcttcctcacgCTCATGACATTTGACCGGTATCTTGCGGTGGTGCATGCGGTGGCGGCCGCCAAGAGCAGGAAGAAGATCTATGCCATCAGTGCAGCGGTGGCAGTGTGGTGCATCAGTGTTATAGCAAGTGTCAAAGAGCTGGTTCTCCAAAACGTGTGGGAGCATCATGAGCATGGGTGGATGTGTGAAGAGGAAGGTTACGACAAGAGCATCATGGACCGCTGGCGCCTGGTCAGCTACTACCAACAGttcctgctcttcttcctcctccctctttttctggtTCTGtattgttacagcagcatcaccaTCCGGATCCTGTCCACCCGGATGAAGGAGAAGTGCCGCGCCATCAAGCTCATTTTTGTCATCGTCTTCACCTTCTTTACTTGCTGGACACCCTACAACATAGTCATCCTCCTTCGGGCCATTCAAATGTCCAACGGCAAGAAAAATGACTCATGCTTAGAGTCAGAGGCGCTGGACTATGCTCTGTATGTGACGCAGAATGTGGCCTACCTGTATTGTTGCATTAGTCCTGTGTTTTACACCTTTGTGGGTAAGAAGTTCCAGAGCCACTTCAGAAGATTGCTGGTCAAGAAGATCCCCTGTCTTAGAAGACACATCAGCCTCAGTAGCCAGAGCAGCAGGACCACctctcagagaacagagaacacaCTATATATGAGTAGGCAGCTTGCAGCATCCACTGGGTGA